In Methanothrix sp., the genomic stretch GAGAAAGAGATGCGCGAGTGGTGCTCCCAGAACTACCTTGACTTCTGGGATGAGATGGCCCAGACATATGCGGACTGGTTCAAGCCGTACACCCAGATCCTCGAGTGGAACCCGCCATATGCGAAGTGGTTCCTTGGAGGCAAGTGCAACGTCGCGTACAACGCGGTTGACAGGCACGCGAAGTCCTGGCGCAGGAACAAGGTCGCATACTACTTCGTCGGTGAGCCTGTTGGCGACACAAGGACGATCACATACTACCAGCTCTACCAGGCGGTCAACAAGATGGCAAA encodes the following:
- a CDS encoding AMP-binding protein, with the protein product MAETAKTAVLQEETRIFNTPQWIIEYSNSYQWMKKKGFKTEKEMREWCSQNYLDFWDEMAQTYADWFKPYTQILEWNPPYAKWFLGGKCNVAYNAVDRHAKSWRRNKVAYYFVGEPVGDTRTITYYQLYQAVNKMANGLKSLGVKKGDRVSVYLPMIPELPITMLACAKIGAIHSVVFSGFSAGGL